A region from the Catellatospora sp. TT07R-123 genome encodes:
- a CDS encoding DUF2752 domain-containing protein encodes MTEAPAYPDAGHFAPPPADRSTRFVEWMRSHTPRWVMPLAALGCIGGALGYTALVDPTNNPADATPTCLVKLLTGFDCPGCGGTRAAWYLMHGDLPAAARHHLLFVFAVPFMIYMYVAWAGNTSFGWKLPQLKVTPRMIGIFLGAWGVFMVLRNLPWAPFTYFFV; translated from the coding sequence GTGACTGAGGCTCCCGCCTACCCCGACGCCGGGCACTTCGCCCCGCCGCCCGCCGACCGGTCCACCCGGTTCGTGGAGTGGATGCGCTCGCACACCCCGCGCTGGGTGATGCCGCTGGCGGCCCTGGGCTGCATCGGCGGCGCGCTCGGCTACACGGCGCTGGTCGACCCGACCAACAACCCCGCCGACGCGACGCCGACGTGCCTGGTCAAGCTGCTGACCGGGTTCGACTGCCCAGGCTGCGGGGGTACGCGCGCGGCGTGGTACCTGATGCACGGCGACCTGCCCGCCGCCGCCCGCCACCACCTGCTCTTCGTGTTCGCCGTCCCCTTCATGATCTACATGTACGTGGCCTGGGCCGGCAACACGTCCTTCGGCTGGAAGCTCCCTCAGCTGAAGGTCACCCCGAGGATGATCGGCATCTTCCTCGGCGCCTGGGGCGTCTTCATGGTCCTGCGCAACCTCCCCTGGGCCCCGTTCACCTACTTCTTCGTCTAA
- a CDS encoding winged helix-turn-helix domain-containing protein — protein sequence MTVAQARRMALAAQGFADRAPTGAVGARQLRKIVVGRTGLLQIDSVNVLQRAHYLPVYSRLGAYDPSVLDAASGKRPRWLFEYWGHEASLLPVELQPLLRWRMARAEGAWGGPRSIAAQRPDLVAWVLKEVGERGPVTSAQIEQDVPKPKDNWGWNWSDVKKALEWLFYSGDITSAGRTTQFARLYDLTERVLPAAVVHTPTPEPAEAYRKLVELSARGLGVAAEPELRDYFRLPLAGARTAIADLVEEGVLIPVQVQGWKQQAWRHRDAAMPRRVAVSTLVSPFDPLIWERGRTERLFDLRYRIEIYVPQEQRVHGYYVLPFLHGDRFAARVDLKADRRAGVLRVPAAWSEPGTDPHATAEALAVELRRLAGWLGLSDVAPPERGDLASALADAGVRGSVSSVV from the coding sequence ATGACGGTCGCGCAGGCGCGGCGGATGGCGCTGGCAGCCCAGGGGTTCGCCGACCGGGCGCCCACGGGCGCCGTGGGGGCGCGGCAACTACGCAAGATCGTTGTCGGGCGTACGGGGCTGCTCCAGATCGACTCCGTCAACGTGCTCCAGCGGGCCCACTACCTGCCCGTCTACAGCCGCCTCGGGGCGTACGACCCCTCGGTGCTCGACGCGGCCAGCGGAAAGCGGCCCCGCTGGCTGTTCGAGTACTGGGGGCACGAGGCGTCGCTGCTGCCGGTCGAGCTGCAACCGCTGCTGCGGTGGCGGATGGCGCGCGCCGAGGGCGCCTGGGGCGGCCCGCGCAGCATCGCCGCGCAGCGCCCCGACCTCGTCGCCTGGGTGCTCAAGGAGGTCGGCGAGCGCGGCCCGGTCACCTCCGCGCAGATCGAGCAGGACGTGCCCAAGCCCAAGGACAACTGGGGCTGGAACTGGTCGGACGTGAAGAAGGCGCTGGAGTGGCTGTTCTACTCCGGCGACATCACCTCCGCCGGGCGCACCACCCAGTTCGCCCGGCTGTACGACCTGACCGAGCGGGTCCTGCCCGCCGCCGTGGTGCACACGCCGACGCCGGAACCGGCCGAGGCGTACCGGAAGCTGGTCGAGCTGTCCGCGCGCGGCCTGGGCGTGGCCGCCGAACCGGAGTTGCGCGACTACTTCCGGCTGCCGCTGGCCGGGGCGCGCACCGCCATCGCCGACCTGGTCGAGGAGGGGGTGCTGATCCCGGTGCAGGTGCAGGGGTGGAAGCAGCAGGCCTGGCGGCACCGCGACGCGGCCATGCCGCGCCGGGTGGCGGTGTCCACCCTGGTCAGCCCGTTCGATCCGCTGATCTGGGAACGGGGCCGCACCGAGCGGCTGTTCGACCTGCGCTACCGCATCGAGATCTACGTGCCGCAGGAGCAGCGGGTGCACGGGTACTACGTGCTGCCGTTCCTGCACGGCGACCGGTTCGCCGCCCGCGTCGACCTCAAGGCCGACCGGCGGGCCGGGGTGCTGCGGGTGCCCGCCGCCTGGTCCGAGCCGGGCACCGACCCGCACGCCACCGCCGAGGCGCTGGCGGTCGAGCTGCGGCGGCTCGCGGGCTGGCTCGGCCTGTCCGACGTGGCCCCGCCCGAGCGCGGGGACCTGGCTTCGGCGCTGGCCGATGCGGGTGTGCGGGGCAGTGTAAGTTCAGTGGTGTGA
- a CDS encoding GNAT family N-acetyltransferase yields the protein MTSGHGRNPGMGSEERAVTGAVTVQAETQADCAAVAAMHIASWRAAYAGIVPDAVLAALDVEQRARERAQRLTADNPFTNLIAVDGGGPVGWVCFGPYRAQGHRPDGELDGRVGEILALYVHPDRWGTGVADALIGAALAGLPQPLVRLWALTDNVRALRFYARHGLVPDGTHSTFRPRGSDVDIPELRCALVREIG from the coding sequence ATGACATCCGGGCATGGGCGAAATCCGGGCATGGGCAGCGAGGAGCGCGCGGTGACGGGCGCGGTGACGGTACAGGCGGAGACGCAGGCGGACTGCGCGGCGGTCGCGGCGATGCACATCGCGTCGTGGCGGGCGGCGTACGCGGGGATCGTGCCCGACGCCGTGCTCGCCGCCCTCGACGTCGAGCAGCGCGCCCGCGAGCGCGCCCAGCGGCTGACCGCCGACAACCCGTTCACCAACCTGATCGCCGTCGACGGCGGAGGGCCGGTCGGCTGGGTGTGCTTCGGGCCGTACCGGGCGCAGGGCCATCGCCCCGACGGGGAGCTGGACGGGCGGGTCGGCGAGATCCTGGCGCTGTACGTGCACCCCGACCGGTGGGGCACCGGCGTGGCCGACGCGCTGATCGGGGCGGCGCTGGCCGGGCTGCCCCAGCCGCTGGTGCGGCTGTGGGCGCTGACCGACAACGTACGGGCGCTGCGGTTCTACGCCCGCCACGGGCTAGTACCGGACGGTACGCACTCGACGTTTCGGCCGCGCGGGAGCGACGTGGACATCCCCGAGCTGCGCTGCGCCCTCGTCCGGGAGATCGGGTAG
- a CDS encoding glycosyltransferase 87 family protein: protein MSRARQITIVVATAFAALVFVALFAQRHGFFDLNVYYGAIRYWMSGGEIYDFFRPRSTYGFTYPPFAALVMLPMALVPWPVAIVFSCVATALVTWWLLRLLLTPLARQQGWPRWYVLALALCLVAVYEPMRETFLFGQVNVYLLGLAAFDLLVLARRGSRWTGVAIGLATAIKLTPGIFIVYLLITRRWRAALTAAATAAAATLLAAAVAPDASREFWTSALWDTDRVGVLSFISNQSLQGVIARIGEVPGGKAIWAVLVLGVLALWFVRCREAVRRGDEVAGLAFTGIVGVLISPVTWVHHLVWLIPALVLLVQHGFAAGGRRRWALLGLAAVSYVILSSRVVWLWEDQVGGWAVFLGANAYVWICLALLLVTPIGRPAPGLPDLPDEGAAQLGDVHVAPARPKRRVRTVRY from the coding sequence TCTTCGACCTCAACGTCTACTACGGGGCGATCCGGTACTGGATGTCCGGTGGTGAGATCTACGACTTCTTCCGCCCGCGCAGCACGTACGGCTTCACCTATCCGCCGTTCGCCGCGCTGGTCATGCTGCCGATGGCGCTGGTGCCCTGGCCGGTCGCGATCGTGTTCAGCTGCGTCGCCACCGCCCTGGTCACCTGGTGGCTGCTGCGCCTGCTGCTCACCCCGCTGGCGCGGCAGCAGGGCTGGCCCCGCTGGTACGTGCTGGCCCTGGCCCTGTGCCTGGTCGCCGTGTACGAGCCGATGCGGGAGACCTTCCTGTTCGGCCAGGTGAACGTGTACCTGCTGGGGCTGGCCGCGTTCGACCTGCTGGTGCTGGCCCGCCGGGGCAGCCGGTGGACCGGCGTCGCCATCGGCCTGGCCACGGCGATCAAGCTCACACCCGGCATCTTCATCGTGTACCTGCTGATCACCCGCCGCTGGCGGGCCGCGCTGACCGCCGCGGCCACCGCCGCCGCGGCGACGCTGCTGGCCGCCGCGGTCGCACCCGACGCCTCGCGTGAGTTCTGGACCAGCGCGCTGTGGGACACCGACCGGGTGGGGGTGCTGTCGTTCATCTCCAACCAGTCGCTCCAGGGCGTGATCGCCCGGATCGGGGAGGTGCCGGGCGGTAAGGCGATCTGGGCGGTGCTGGTCCTCGGGGTGCTCGCGCTGTGGTTCGTGCGCTGCCGCGAGGCGGTGCGCCGGGGTGACGAGGTCGCCGGGCTGGCGTTCACCGGCATCGTCGGCGTGCTGATCAGCCCGGTGACCTGGGTGCACCACCTGGTGTGGCTGATCCCGGCGCTGGTGCTGCTGGTCCAGCACGGCTTCGCGGCCGGCGGGCGGCGCCGCTGGGCGCTGCTGGGGCTGGCGGCGGTGTCGTACGTGATCCTGTCCAGCCGCGTGGTGTGGCTGTGGGAGGACCAGGTCGGCGGCTGGGCCGTGTTCCTCGGCGCCAACGCGTACGTCTGGATCTGCCTGGCCCTGCTCCTGGTGACCCCGATCGGGCGGCCCGCCCCCGGGCTACCCGATCTCCCGGACGAGGGCGCAGCGCAGCTCGGGGATGTCCACGTCGCTCCCGCGCGGCCGAAACGTCGAGTGCGTACCGTCCGGTACTAG